A DNA window from Hemibagrus wyckioides isolate EC202008001 linkage group LG11, SWU_Hwy_1.0, whole genome shotgun sequence contains the following coding sequences:
- the LOC131362287 gene encoding polyadenylate-binding protein 1A-like: protein MAALFVKDLHPEVSEVILSSRFRPAGHVQSVHICRDRKTGSPLGYAYVNFRYRDDAERAINMFNFELLLGRPMRVMWSHWEPTAKPIKGGNIFIKNLDWSIDCTSLFDTFSVFGRIVSCKVVESKRYGYVQYESAEAAALAIERLNGKLLNDRQV, encoded by the exons ATGGCTGCACTGTTTGTTAAAGATCTTCACCCTGAAGTATCTGAGGTGATACTTTCGAGTAGATTTAGACCTGCAGGACACGTCCAGTCTGTCCACatttgcagggacaggaagaccGGCTCTCCTCTCGGATATGCGTACGTCAACTTCCGCTATCGAGATGAcg CTGAGAGAGCCATCAACATGTTCAATTTTGAACTGCTCCTGGGGAGACCCATGCGCGTCATGTGGTCTCACTGGGAACCCACCGCCAAGCCCATCAAGGGAGGAAACATTTTCATTAAGAACCTTGATTGGTCCATTGACTGCACCTCCCTCTTCgacactttctctgtgtttgGGAGGATCGTGTCGTGCAAG GTTGTGGAATCAAAACGTTACGGGTACGTTCAGTACGAGTCAGCGGAGGCGGCGGCGCTGGCCATCGAACGGCTGAACGGGAAACTCCTGAACGACCGCCAAGTGTAA
- the LOC131361761 gene encoding polyadenylate-binding protein 1A-like translates to MFNFELLLGRPMRVMWSHWEPTAKPIKGGNIFIKNLDWSIDCTSLFDTFSVFGRIVSCKVVESKRYGYVQYESAEAAALAIERLNGKLLNDRQV, encoded by the exons ATGTTCAATTTTGAACTGCTCCTGGGGAGACCCATGCGCGTCATGTGGTCTCACTGGGAACCCACCGCCAAGCCCATCAAGGGAGGAAACATTTTCATTAAGAACCTTGATTGGTCCATTGACTGCACCTCCCTCTTCgacactttctctgtgtttgGGAGGATCGTGTCGTGCAAG GTTGTGGAATCAAAACGTTACGGGTACGTTCAGTACGAGTCAGCGGAGGCGGCGGCGCTGGCCATCGAACGGCTGAACGGGAAACTCCTGAACGACCGCCAAGTGTAA